A genomic region of Rhodococcus pyridinivorans contains the following coding sequences:
- the inhA gene encoding NADH-dependent enoyl-ACP reductase InhA, with protein MGGLLEGKTILVTGIITDASIAFHTAKAAQEQGAKVIITGFERLRLIDRIAQRLPQPVPPAICLDVQNQEDLDGLADKIRELAPEGIDGVVHSIGFAPRSCLGSPFLDAPWTDVAVALEVSAYSYGALAKAVLPVMNEGGSIVGMDFDPSRAVPFYNWMGVSKATLESVNRYVAKEVGPRGIRSNLVAAGPIKTLAAKAIAGDATGPGAEMNRLNEGWSAASPIGWDVDDPTPVAKTVCAVLSDWLPGTTGSIVYVDGGFHSQVGFGS; from the coding sequence ATGGGCGGACTGCTCGAGGGCAAGACCATTCTCGTCACCGGCATCATCACCGATGCCTCGATCGCCTTTCACACCGCGAAGGCCGCGCAGGAACAGGGCGCGAAGGTGATCATCACCGGCTTCGAGCGACTCCGGTTGATCGACCGGATCGCGCAGCGTCTCCCGCAGCCGGTGCCGCCGGCGATCTGCCTCGACGTGCAGAACCAGGAGGATCTCGACGGTCTCGCCGACAAGATCCGCGAACTCGCACCGGAGGGGATCGACGGTGTCGTCCACTCCATCGGTTTCGCACCCCGGTCCTGCCTGGGCAGCCCGTTCCTCGACGCGCCCTGGACGGACGTCGCGGTGGCGCTCGAGGTGTCGGCCTACTCCTACGGCGCGCTCGCCAAGGCCGTCCTACCCGTCATGAACGAGGGCGGTTCGATCGTCGGAATGGACTTCGACCCGTCCCGGGCCGTGCCGTTCTACAACTGGATGGGTGTCTCCAAGGCGACGCTCGAGTCGGTGAACCGCTACGTGGCCAAGGAAGTCGGCCCGCGCGGTATCCGTTCGAACCTCGTCGCCGCCGGCCCGATCAAGACGCTCGCGGCCAAGGCCATCGCGGGCGACGCGACCGGCCCGGGCGCGGAGATGAACCGTCTGAACGAGGGTTGGTCGGCGGCGTCCCCGATCGGCTGGGACGTCGACGATCCGACGCCCGTGGCGAAGACCGTGTGTGCGGTGCTGTCCGACTGGCTACCCGGGACAACGGGATCCATCGTCTACGTCGACGGTGGTTTCCACTCCCAGGTCGGCTTCGGCAGCTGA
- a CDS encoding class I SAM-dependent methyltransferase — MTDISTTHDADLALKAKHRAMWALGNYPAVATEVIAELGPALVAATGIGPGDRVLDIAAGSGNASIPAALTGATVLATDLTPELFEVGRRDAEAAGATLDWQEADAEALPFDDASFDAVISCVGVMFAPHHRAAADELLRVTRPGGRIGLLSWTPTGFIGQMFATMKPYAPPPPPGAQPPPLWGDEVHVRELIGDRVTDLQARTENLRVERFATGEDFREFFKSAYGPTIAVYRNIADDHDRVAALDLDLLELAQRHDLGGGAMNWEYLLVTAQRS; from the coding sequence ATGACCGACATCTCCACGACACACGACGCCGATCTCGCCCTGAAGGCCAAGCACCGGGCGATGTGGGCACTCGGCAACTATCCAGCGGTGGCGACCGAGGTCATCGCCGAACTCGGCCCCGCTCTCGTGGCCGCGACCGGAATCGGTCCGGGCGACCGTGTCCTGGACATCGCCGCCGGATCGGGCAATGCGTCGATCCCCGCCGCCCTCACCGGTGCGACGGTGCTCGCGACCGACCTGACCCCGGAACTGTTCGAAGTCGGCCGCCGTGACGCCGAAGCGGCAGGTGCGACGCTCGACTGGCAGGAAGCCGATGCCGAAGCGCTCCCGTTCGACGATGCGAGCTTCGATGCCGTGATCTCTTGCGTGGGAGTGATGTTCGCGCCCCACCACCGGGCCGCGGCCGACGAACTGCTCCGGGTGACCCGCCCGGGCGGACGTATCGGGCTACTGAGCTGGACCCCCACCGGCTTCATCGGGCAGATGTTCGCGACGATGAAACCGTATGCGCCACCGCCCCCGCCGGGTGCACAGCCGCCGCCGCTGTGGGGCGACGAGGTGCACGTGCGCGAGCTGATCGGCGACCGTGTCACCGACCTGCAGGCACGCACCGAGAACCTGCGCGTCGAACGCTTCGCGACCGGGGAGGACTTCCGCGAGTTCTTCAAGTCCGCCTACGGCCCCACCATCGCGGTGTACCGCAACATCGCGGACGACCACGATCGGGTCGCGGCTCTCGATCTCGACCTGCTCGAACTCGCCCAACGTCACGATCTCGGTGGGGGAGCGATGAATTGGGAGTACCTGTTGGTCACCGCGCAACGGAGTTGA
- a CDS encoding winged helix-turn-helix transcriptional regulator has translation MGPPYHQFCPVAKAMELFDERWTLLVVRELVLGSERFNDLRRGLPRMSPTLLSKRMHQLTAAGIVQRLEDGNDVRYVLTPAGRDLETVVDALGAWGTRWTGKLGEVDLDPRLLMWDMHRHVDHAALPESRVVVEFVFPTVTHASRRWWMVITPHDVDVCDEDPGFEVSIRVTTGLRELTEIWRGEATWPDALRSGAVFVDGPSALRRSLPRWFDSPLASPAGHSAR, from the coding sequence ATGGGCCCGCCCTACCACCAGTTCTGTCCCGTCGCCAAGGCGATGGAGTTGTTCGACGAGAGGTGGACGCTGCTCGTGGTGCGCGAACTCGTGCTCGGCAGCGAACGGTTCAACGACCTCCGACGCGGCCTGCCCCGCATGTCGCCGACGCTGTTGTCGAAGCGGATGCACCAGCTCACAGCGGCGGGCATCGTGCAGCGCCTCGAGGACGGAAACGACGTCCGATACGTGCTCACCCCGGCGGGACGCGATCTCGAGACCGTCGTCGACGCACTCGGTGCGTGGGGCACGCGGTGGACCGGGAAACTCGGCGAGGTCGACCTCGATCCGCGACTGCTGATGTGGGACATGCACCGGCACGTCGACCATGCGGCCCTGCCGGAATCCCGGGTGGTCGTGGAGTTCGTCTTCCCGACGGTCACTCACGCGTCGCGCCGGTGGTGGATGGTCATCACGCCGCACGACGTCGACGTGTGCGACGAGGACCCGGGATTCGAGGTCTCGATCCGGGTGACGACGGGACTGCGGGAGCTGACCGAGATCTGGCGTGGCGAAGCGACCTGGCCGGACGCGTTGCGCTCGGGTGCCGTATTCGTCGACGGTCCGAGCGCCCTGCGCCGGTCGCTGCCCCGCTGGTTCGACTCCCCTCTGGCCTCACCGGCCGGGCACTCCGCCCGGTGA
- a CDS encoding DUF6875 domain-containing protein yields the protein MPIQRRIGPRSGTVWVDLFGETSEYADEASAHLLRRWASGYLTEPNPDLGRSGPVCPFVRPSIGKQLFGAAFVHGSGIDAGALGTIVEDQFDLYTTLSREDDRDRSLKTLVTVLPDLTGFEVIDVVHTEFKSRFVEHGFMLGQFYPGCTQPGLWNHDFHPLDAPLPMLVARHMMTTDFPFLVGRQEWLCAYFKKFAPALPSTLRLTIAKRMKYDGDAVDAITAHHELTGNEPGR from the coding sequence ATGCCGATCCAGAGACGAATCGGACCTCGTTCGGGCACGGTCTGGGTGGACCTGTTCGGTGAAACCTCCGAGTACGCAGACGAAGCGAGCGCCCACCTGTTGAGAAGGTGGGCGAGCGGGTATCTCACCGAACCCAACCCCGACCTCGGCCGCAGCGGGCCCGTGTGCCCGTTCGTTCGCCCGTCGATCGGCAAGCAGCTCTTCGGAGCTGCATTCGTCCACGGATCCGGAATCGACGCCGGGGCACTCGGCACGATCGTGGAGGACCAGTTCGACCTGTACACGACGCTCTCACGCGAGGACGATCGCGACCGGAGCCTGAAGACGCTCGTGACCGTACTGCCCGACCTCACCGGCTTCGAGGTGATCGACGTCGTCCACACGGAATTCAAGTCGCGGTTCGTCGAACACGGTTTCATGCTCGGCCAGTTCTACCCGGGCTGCACCCAGCCGGGTCTGTGGAATCACGACTTCCATCCACTCGACGCCCCGTTGCCGATGCTGGTCGCCCGCCACATGATGACGACCGATTTCCCGTTTCTCGTTGGTCGCCAGGAATGGCTGTGCGCCTACTTCAAGAAGTTCGCCCCGGCACTGCCGTCGACACTCCGCCTCACCATCGCGAAACGGATGAAGTACGACGGCGATGCGGTGGACGCGATCACCGCCCATCATGAGCTGACGGGGAACGAGCCGGGCCGATAG
- a CDS encoding DUF2945 domain-containing protein — protein MATHFSVGDHVRWNSEAGYVEGVIIAKHTEDVEFKGRTRRCSEDEPQYEIRSDKTDHVAMHKGSALKKT, from the coding sequence ATGGCGACCCACTTCTCCGTCGGTGACCATGTCCGATGGAACTCCGAAGCCGGATACGTCGAGGGTGTGATCATTGCGAAGCACACGGAGGACGTGGAGTTCAAGGGGCGCACGCGGCGGTGCAGCGAGGACGAGCCGCAGTACGAGATCCGGAGCGACAAGACCGATCACGTCGCGATGCACAAGGGGAGTGCGCTGAAGAAGACCTGA
- a CDS encoding ferrochelatase, with product MTNTPGAYDALMLLSFGGPEGPDDVRPFLENVTRGRGIPPERLDEVAQHYLHFGGVSPINALNRAIIDAVRAEFDVHGIDLPIYFGNRNWHPMVEDTVARMRDEGIRNALVFATSAWGGYSGCRQYHEDIARARDAVEDAPQLTKLRHFYDHPLFLDAVTDAVRAARVELADDVRDSARVVFTAHSVPTSFDATGGPPEEGGRLYSRQVAEAARLVAEALGEGDYDLVWQSRSGPPQVPWLEPDIVGHIDALHERGVRAVVVVPVGFVSDHLEVVWDLDTEARDRAAELGMGFSRAATAGTDPRFAQLVRELVEEQREGVTARRCGTEPLLGSACNGSLCAVGCCEPPKRPSRPAANG from the coding sequence ATGACGAACACCCCCGGGGCGTACGACGCGCTGATGCTGCTGTCGTTCGGCGGACCGGAAGGACCCGACGACGTGCGACCGTTCCTCGAGAACGTCACCCGCGGACGAGGGATCCCGCCGGAACGACTCGACGAGGTCGCGCAGCACTATCTGCACTTCGGGGGTGTCTCGCCGATCAACGCCTTGAACCGGGCGATCATCGACGCCGTCCGCGCCGAGTTCGACGTGCACGGTATCGATCTGCCGATCTATTTCGGCAACCGCAACTGGCATCCCATGGTCGAGGACACCGTCGCGCGGATGCGCGACGAAGGGATCCGTAACGCCCTGGTGTTCGCGACCTCCGCCTGGGGCGGCTACTCGGGTTGCCGGCAGTACCACGAGGACATCGCGCGGGCGCGGGACGCCGTCGAGGACGCCCCGCAGCTGACGAAGCTGCGGCACTTCTACGACCACCCGCTGTTCCTCGATGCCGTCACCGACGCCGTGCGCGCGGCCCGCGTCGAACTCGCCGACGACGTGCGCGATTCCGCGCGCGTGGTGTTCACCGCGCACTCCGTTCCGACCTCCTTCGACGCGACCGGTGGTCCGCCGGAGGAGGGCGGCCGTCTCTACAGCCGGCAGGTCGCCGAAGCGGCGCGGTTGGTGGCCGAGGCGCTCGGCGAGGGCGACTACGACCTGGTGTGGCAGTCGCGGTCCGGTCCGCCGCAGGTGCCGTGGCTCGAACCCGACATCGTCGGCCACATCGATGCGCTGCACGAACGGGGAGTCCGAGCCGTCGTGGTCGTGCCGGTCGGGTTCGTCTCCGATCATCTCGAGGTCGTGTGGGATCTCGATACCGAGGCTCGCGATCGGGCCGCTGAGCTGGGCATGGGCTTCTCTCGTGCGGCGACGGCCGGAACCGACCCGCGCTTCGCGCAACTCGTCCGCGAGCTCGTCGAGGAACAGCGGGAGGGGGTCACCGCCCGTCGCTGCGGCACCGAACCGCTGCTCGGGTCCGCGTGCAACGGGAGCCTGTGCGCCGTCGGGTGCTGTGAGCCGCCGAAACGCCCGTCCCGGCCCGCCGCGAACGGATAG
- a CDS encoding DUF3097 domain-containing protein, with product MSPRDIYGGDIYAGHARTKKKAVPELAAERGVVVEDAASGWCGAIVGIEKTHDGDFVRLEDAQGRTRLFAMRPAAFLVDGAPVTLVKPKIRPASAPTRSASGSTRVEGLRARVARGSRIWVEGVHDAALVERVWGHDLRVEGVVVEQLEGLDNLGARLAEFEPGPGRRVGVLADHLVTGSKEERLTANLGPHVMVTGHPYIDVWQAVKPKAVGIDTWPSIPRGQDWKTGVCRELGWGTPQDGWRRVYNAVNSFRDLESHLIGAVERLVDFVTEPDEG from the coding sequence GTGAGCCCACGCGATATCTACGGCGGCGACATCTACGCCGGTCACGCCCGCACCAAGAAGAAGGCCGTTCCCGAACTCGCAGCGGAGCGCGGCGTCGTCGTCGAGGACGCCGCATCCGGCTGGTGCGGCGCGATCGTGGGAATCGAGAAGACCCACGACGGCGACTTCGTGCGGCTCGAGGACGCGCAGGGACGCACCCGTCTGTTCGCGATGCGCCCCGCGGCCTTCCTGGTCGACGGAGCACCCGTCACCCTCGTCAAACCGAAGATCCGTCCCGCCTCCGCACCGACGAGATCCGCCTCGGGATCCACCCGGGTGGAGGGTTTGCGCGCACGCGTGGCGCGGGGAAGCCGGATCTGGGTGGAGGGCGTGCACGACGCCGCCCTCGTCGAACGGGTATGGGGGCACGACCTGCGGGTCGAAGGCGTGGTCGTCGAACAACTCGAGGGCCTCGACAATCTCGGCGCCAGGCTGGCCGAGTTCGAACCCGGCCCGGGCCGGCGCGTCGGTGTGCTCGCCGACCACCTCGTCACCGGGTCCAAGGAGGAGCGTCTCACCGCGAATCTCGGTCCGCACGTGATGGTCACCGGCCATCCCTACATCGACGTATGGCAGGCCGTGAAACCGAAGGCCGTGGGCATCGACACCTGGCCCTCCATTCCGCGCGGACAGGACTGGAAGACCGGCGTCTGCCGTGAACTCGGCTGGGGCACGCCGCAGGACGGCTGGCGGCGCGTCTACAACGCCGTGAACTCCTTCCGCGATCTCGAATCGCACCTCATCGGCGCCGTGGAGCGCCTCGTCGACTTCGTCACCGAACCCGACGAGGGCTGA
- the fabG1 gene encoding 3-oxoacyl-ACP reductase FabG1 has product MTDADSAAASTRAGATPRSVLVTGGNRGIGLAVARRLQADGHRVAVTHRGSGAPDDLFGVRCDVTDADSVDAAFKEVEEHQGPVEVLVANAGITDDTLLMRMTEDQFSSVIDANLTGAFRCAKRANRAMLRARWGRMIFLGSVVGLAGQAGQINYASSKAGVIGLARSVTRELGSRSITANVVAPGFIETDMTADLSDDLRDTAKKFIPLQRLGKPEDVAAVVSFLASDDSAYVSGAVIPVDGGMGMGH; this is encoded by the coding sequence ATGACTGACGCAGATAGTGCCGCAGCGTCCACGCGCGCGGGTGCCACCCCCCGATCCGTCCTCGTCACCGGTGGAAACCGCGGGATCGGCCTCGCCGTCGCCCGTCGCCTGCAGGCGGACGGCCACAGGGTCGCCGTGACCCACCGCGGTTCGGGCGCGCCCGACGACCTGTTCGGTGTGCGGTGCGACGTCACCGACGCCGACTCGGTCGACGCCGCGTTCAAGGAGGTCGAGGAGCATCAGGGTCCCGTCGAGGTGCTCGTCGCGAATGCGGGCATCACCGACGACACCCTGCTGATGCGCATGACCGAGGACCAGTTCAGCTCGGTGATCGACGCGAACCTCACCGGCGCCTTCCGGTGCGCCAAGCGCGCCAACCGTGCGATGCTCCGTGCCCGTTGGGGCCGCATGATCTTCCTCGGCTCCGTGGTCGGCCTCGCCGGTCAGGCCGGTCAGATCAACTACGCGTCCTCGAAGGCCGGTGTCATCGGGCTCGCCCGTTCGGTCACCCGCGAACTCGGTTCGCGATCGATCACGGCCAACGTCGTCGCTCCCGGTTTCATCGAGACCGACATGACTGCGGATCTGTCAGACGACCTGCGCGACACGGCGAAGAAGTTCATCCCGCTGCAGCGACTCGGCAAGCCCGAGGACGTCGCAGCCGTCGTCAGCTTCCTGGCCTCCGACGACTCCGCCTACGTCTCCGGCGCCGTGATCCCGGTCGACGGCGGCATGGGCATGGGCCACTGA
- a CDS encoding NfeD family protein gives MVIVAALIWLIAGVALAAGEALTGDFALLMLGGAALVTGGVSAVTDLPVWIDAVIFAVTSLVLLLGVRPMLRRRYSQPPALPTGIDALPGKHALVLEQVGEHSGRVKIDGEVWTARPLDATEVYGPGTTVTVMQIDGATAVVWRGV, from the coding sequence ATGGTGATCGTGGCCGCATTGATTTGGTTGATCGCCGGAGTGGCGTTGGCGGCCGGCGAAGCGCTCACGGGCGATTTCGCGCTGCTGATGCTCGGCGGTGCAGCGCTCGTCACCGGCGGTGTCTCCGCGGTGACCGATCTGCCCGTCTGGATCGACGCGGTGATTTTCGCCGTGACCTCGCTGGTTCTGCTGCTCGGTGTCCGGCCGATGCTGAGGCGCCGGTACTCCCAGCCGCCCGCTCTGCCCACCGGGATCGACGCTCTCCCGGGCAAGCACGCGTTGGTCCTCGAGCAGGTGGGGGAGCATTCCGGGCGCGTGAAGATCGACGGTGAGGTGTGGACCGCCAGGCCGCTGGACGCCACCGAGGTGTACGGGCCGGGAACGACAGTGACAGTGATGCAGATAGACGGCGCGACTGCCGTCGTGTGGAGGGGTGTCTGA
- a CDS encoding SatD family protein, with protein sequence MFVLTVDQRSSRRDIDRVADLLTELQDVPLVRPFDRTAGDEVQAVADDPALVVDLVLDLLRRERWSIGVGIGPVETPLPEQTRAGRGPAFEHARTAVERAKNAPGQVAAEGDDAEATADVDAALTLLATVVLRRTDQGHEAVDLARQGLSQARIAERLGISKQAVSQRLATAGWQAELAGRELVRRLLERADR encoded by the coding sequence ATGTTCGTCTTGACGGTCGACCAGCGGAGCAGCCGCCGAGACATCGACCGCGTGGCGGACCTCCTCACCGAACTGCAGGATGTTCCGCTGGTACGGCCCTTCGATCGCACCGCGGGCGACGAGGTCCAGGCCGTCGCGGACGATCCCGCCCTCGTCGTCGATCTCGTCCTCGACCTCCTCCGGAGGGAACGCTGGAGTATCGGGGTGGGAATCGGCCCGGTGGAGACCCCGCTTCCCGAACAGACACGCGCCGGCCGCGGACCCGCCTTCGAACACGCCCGCACCGCCGTCGAACGCGCCAAGAACGCCCCTGGGCAGGTCGCGGCCGAAGGCGACGACGCCGAGGCCACCGCCGACGTCGACGCCGCGCTCACCCTGCTCGCCACCGTCGTCCTGCGCCGCACAGACCAGGGGCACGAGGCGGTCGACCTCGCTCGTCAGGGCCTGTCGCAGGCGCGGATCGCCGAGCGTCTCGGCATCAGCAAACAAGCGGTGTCCCAGCGCCTCGCCACCGCCGGGTGGCAGGCCGAACTGGCCGGACGCGAACTCGTGCGGCGACTCCTGGAAAGGGCCGACCGTTGA
- a CDS encoding DMT family transporter, producing the protein MTVSLGAPLRADHALLEQRPEVAPTESRGPVLPPSPAPKSPPRTNRRLGIAAIVLSATAMGAAGLFGRKATPEGAVLGEALTLGRMAVGAIGMLVLIALSRRLGQLRRTRLSWSVVGGGVLLGLSLATYLSATVLTDLSRAVVLHYLGPVVATALARVFLKERVGRLDALSIGTAFAGMLLAAGLVGGESSGGEHETLGTVLGAASGVFYGGALLCYRYRTDMPSDVRSLWNFVFGAVAAGGMVAVTRPDMSGMTATHWLWAGGFFVVCGLFALGLLVVAGKHLRAAELSGLSYLEVVVALMIGMVAFGESVTALAAAGAGLIVVAMALPMLGRR; encoded by the coding sequence GTGACCGTTTCCCTGGGCGCGCCCCTGCGCGCCGATCATGCGCTGCTCGAGCAGCGCCCCGAAGTTGCACCGACCGAGTCGCGTGGCCCTGTTCTCCCTCCCTCCCCCGCCCCGAAGTCGCCGCCGCGTACGAACCGGCGACTCGGGATCGCCGCGATCGTGCTGTCCGCGACCGCGATGGGCGCCGCAGGATTGTTCGGCCGCAAGGCCACTCCCGAAGGCGCGGTGCTCGGTGAAGCACTCACGCTCGGGCGGATGGCGGTCGGAGCGATCGGCATGCTCGTCCTGATCGCGCTGTCCCGCCGCCTCGGACAGTTGCGCCGGACCCGCCTGTCCTGGTCGGTCGTCGGTGGCGGTGTGCTCCTCGGACTGTCCCTCGCGACCTATCTGTCCGCCACGGTGTTGACCGACCTGTCCCGTGCCGTGGTTCTCCATTACCTCGGCCCCGTCGTCGCGACGGCCCTCGCCCGGGTGTTCCTGAAGGAGAGGGTCGGTCGCCTCGACGCCCTGTCGATCGGCACGGCGTTCGCCGGCATGTTGCTCGCCGCCGGCCTGGTGGGCGGTGAATCGTCCGGGGGCGAGCACGAGACGCTGGGTACCGTGCTGGGCGCTGCCTCGGGAGTCTTCTACGGCGGGGCCCTGCTGTGCTACCGCTATCGCACCGACATGCCGTCCGACGTCCGGTCCCTGTGGAACTTCGTCTTCGGCGCCGTCGCGGCAGGTGGGATGGTCGCGGTGACCCGACCCGACATGTCGGGGATGACCGCGACGCACTGGTTGTGGGCCGGTGGGTTCTTCGTCGTCTGTGGTCTGTTCGCGCTGGGGCTGCTCGTCGTCGCAGGCAAGCACCTCCGCGCCGCGGAACTGTCCGGCCTGTCCTACCTCGAAGTCGTGGTCGCGCTGATGATCGGCATGGTCGCCTTCGGAGAGTCCGTGACCGCGCTCGCCGCCGCGGGCGCCGGTCTCATCGTGGTGGCGATGGCACTGCCGATGCTCGGCCGCCGATGA
- a CDS encoding SPFH domain-containing protein has product MEALIVLAVVVALVVVVVAKSVSLVPQAEAAVIERLGRYYRTASGQLTFLVPFVDRIRAKVDLRERVVSFPPQPVITQDNLTLSIDTVVYFQVTNPQAAVYEISNYIAAVEQLTVTTLRNVVGGMTLEETLTSRDSINGQLRGVLDEATGRWGLRVARVELKSIDPPPSIQESMEKQMKADREKRAMILTAEGHRESAIKTAEGDKQSRILSAEGAKQAAILEAEADRQSRILRAQGDRAARYLEAQGEAKSIEKVFAAIKAGKPTPELLAYQYLQTLPQMAQGDANKMWVVPSDFGKALEGFARTLGAPGEDGVFRFEPSPVDEELQRPEDDSAEVEDWFATKRDPEVAQAVAEAEAVARKPVDPAVRTGLATEGTQRGAGEVQSALPATPPAQRWMTNDASEQPAEPPQQQ; this is encoded by the coding sequence ATGGAAGCTCTGATCGTGCTCGCCGTAGTGGTGGCACTGGTCGTGGTGGTCGTGGCCAAATCGGTATCGCTGGTACCGCAAGCGGAGGCCGCGGTCATCGAACGTCTCGGCCGGTACTACCGGACGGCGTCGGGTCAGCTCACCTTCCTGGTGCCCTTCGTCGACCGTATCCGCGCGAAGGTCGATCTACGCGAACGTGTCGTCTCGTTCCCGCCGCAGCCGGTCATCACCCAGGACAACCTGACGCTGAGCATCGACACGGTCGTGTACTTCCAGGTGACGAACCCGCAGGCGGCGGTCTACGAGATCAGCAACTACATCGCCGCGGTCGAGCAGCTCACCGTCACCACGCTCCGCAACGTCGTCGGCGGAATGACCCTCGAGGAGACGCTCACCTCCCGCGACTCCATCAACGGTCAGCTCCGCGGTGTGCTCGACGAAGCGACCGGCCGATGGGGCCTGCGTGTCGCCCGGGTCGAACTCAAGAGCATCGATCCGCCGCCGTCGATCCAGGAATCGATGGAGAAGCAGATGAAGGCCGACCGCGAGAAGCGCGCGATGATCCTCACGGCCGAGGGTCACCGTGAATCCGCGATCAAGACCGCCGAGGGCGACAAGCAGTCGCGCATCCTCTCCGCCGAGGGTGCGAAGCAGGCCGCGATCCTCGAAGCCGAGGCCGACCGGCAGTCGCGGATCCTGCGCGCGCAGGGTGATCGCGCGGCGCGCTACCTCGAGGCCCAGGGCGAGGCGAAGTCCATCGAGAAGGTCTTCGCCGCGATCAAGGCCGGCAAGCCCACTCCGGAGCTGCTCGCCTACCAGTACCTGCAGACCCTGCCGCAGATGGCCCAGGGCGATGCGAACAAGATGTGGGTGGTGCCGAGCGACTTCGGCAAGGCGCTCGAAGGATTCGCGCGGACGCTCGGCGCGCCCGGCGAGGACGGCGTCTTCCGCTTCGAGCCGAGTCCTGTCGACGAGGAACTGCAACGGCCCGAGGACGACAGTGCCGAGGTCGAGGACTGGTTCGCGACCAAGCGCGATCCCGAGGTGGCCCAGGCCGTCGCCGAAGCCGAGGCGGTCGCGCGCAAGCCGGTCGACCCCGCAGTTCGGACGGGTCTCGCCACGGAGGGGACGCAGAGGGGTGCCGGTGAAGTACAGTCGGCGTTGCCCGCAACGCCGCCGGCGCAGCGCTGGATGACGAACGACGCATCCGAGCAGCCGGCCGAGCCGCCGCAACAGCAGTAA
- a CDS encoding DUF2254 domain-containing protein encodes MSALPRPWMQLRIAAGVYRFRESLFALPALVVVAGAVLAEVSGYIDRTFGPFAWGMKMNSNAAIWLLSTVAGATITTAGVVFSLTVVSLQLASSQFSPRVMRSFIRDRASQTVIGVLVATFVYCVLTLRHIGADDAAPAPTLSTTLAVVLAVSTVVLIIAYLNRLAHGLQVGEVVRSIASEAEKVISNTSRSSRGEIHVDRVPEPDFTEGATVYARRDGWVTQAPAELVLAVVPPGSVVRMETRPGAYIHCGEPLLRIHPKPERAVVLRRLEAAVEISNTRTMQQDVDFALRQLVDIALRALSQAINDPTTATEVVLRLGSLLRTLLVTDSPVPAIGGADGRILLRPWILSPDEYIEHAFKQIRQAGSAQLHVATALARVLRMLIDHLSEQGRTGSVPALQHQLRLLVDAVVARPEFRPEDLERFRAVAEGSADPAEHRTD; translated from the coding sequence ATGAGTGCTCTGCCGAGACCGTGGATGCAGTTGCGGATCGCCGCGGGCGTATACCGATTCCGGGAGAGTCTGTTCGCGCTGCCCGCGCTGGTCGTCGTCGCCGGAGCCGTGCTCGCGGAGGTGAGCGGCTACATCGATCGGACCTTCGGCCCCTTCGCGTGGGGCATGAAGATGAACAGCAACGCCGCGATCTGGCTGCTGAGCACCGTGGCGGGTGCCACGATCACCACCGCCGGCGTCGTCTTCTCGTTGACCGTCGTGAGCCTGCAGTTGGCCAGCAGCCAGTTCTCGCCGCGGGTGATGCGGTCCTTCATCCGGGATCGGGCCAGCCAGACGGTGATCGGGGTGCTGGTGGCGACCTTCGTCTACTGCGTGCTGACACTGCGCCACATCGGCGCGGACGACGCCGCACCTGCCCCGACACTGTCGACCACCCTCGCTGTGGTCCTCGCGGTGTCGACCGTGGTGCTCATCATCGCCTATCTCAACCGGCTGGCCCACGGTCTGCAGGTCGGGGAGGTGGTGCGCAGCATCGCCTCGGAGGCCGAGAAGGTCATCTCGAACACGAGCCGGAGTTCGCGCGGCGAGATCCACGTCGACCGGGTGCCGGAGCCGGATTTCACCGAGGGGGCGACGGTGTACGCCCGGCGCGACGGCTGGGTGACCCAGGCGCCGGCCGAGCTCGTTCTCGCCGTGGTACCGCCGGGTTCGGTCGTGCGGATGGAGACGCGTCCCGGCGCGTACATTCACTGCGGGGAACCGCTGCTGCGGATCCATCCGAAGCCGGAACGGGCGGTGGTCCTGCGGCGGCTCGAGGCGGCCGTGGAGATCTCGAATACGCGCACCATGCAACAGGACGTGGACTTCGCGCTGCGGCAACTCGTCGACATCGCGCTGCGCGCACTGAGCCAGGCGATCAACGACCCGACGACCGCCACCGAGGTGGTGCTCCGGCTCGGCAGTCTGCTGCGCACCCTGCTGGTCACCGACAGTCCGGTGCCGGCGATCGGGGGTGCGGACGGCCGGATTCTGCTGCGTCCGTGGATCCTGTCGCCCGACGAGTACATCGAGCACGCCTTCAAACAGATCCGGCAGGCCGGCTCGGCGCAGCTGCACGTGGCCACGGCGCTCGCCCGGGTGCTGCGCATGCTCATCGATCATCTCTCCGAGCAGGGGCGCACCGGGTCGGTGCCGGCCTTGCAGCACCAGTTGCGTCTGCTCGTCGACGCGGTGGTCGCCCGGCCCGAGTTCCGTCCGGAGGACCTCGAACGTTTCCGTGCCGTCGCCGAGGGGTCCGCGGATCCCGCGGAGCATCGGACGGACTGA